A genome region from Planctomycetota bacterium includes the following:
- a CDS encoding sensor domain-containing diguanylate cyclase has protein sequence MPMGSRERLSLDEATLGRLRPVLEVVRKAGVEVRLRDALERILDTMIEACNARRGCFLVFRDGKYKVKIARDRSGRDLGRAELRISRTVLKAARVGGRRVVCSNIRTDPAFRLVDSVHALDLLSVLCLPLRVAGKTAGVFYLDNSEIIGAFGPRQVEVAEILAEHAAIAVEKDLLRRQSSLDRLTKLYNHAAFRRRVERELERARREGRRFGVLMLDLDDFKSINDTYGHDAGNEVLRHVARTLAGTVRASDLVARPTVARFGGDEFEILLPGAGREGALGTARRLVAALGGAAVPWNGRSLRVSVSVGGAVFPDDASGAGELLRRADEALYASKRSGKNRAVMYGRA, from the coding sequence ATGGGATCGCGCGAGAGGCTGTCCCTGGACGAGGCCACGCTGGGCCGCCTTCGGCCCGTCCTGGAGGTCGTCCGCAAGGCGGGCGTCGAGGTGAGGCTCCGGGACGCGCTTGAGCGGATCCTGGACACGATGATCGAGGCCTGCAACGCCCGGCGGGGTTGCTTCCTGGTGTTCCGCGACGGCAAGTACAAGGTCAAGATCGCGCGGGACCGCTCCGGGCGGGACCTCGGGCGGGCGGAGCTCAGGATCTCCCGGACCGTGCTCAAGGCGGCCCGCGTCGGCGGCCGCCGGGTGGTCTGCTCCAACATCCGGACGGATCCCGCCTTCCGGCTCGTCGACAGCGTCCATGCGCTGGACCTCCTGTCGGTCCTGTGCCTGCCCCTGCGGGTGGCGGGAAAGACGGCGGGCGTCTTCTACCTGGACAACTCGGAAATCATCGGCGCTTTCGGCCCCCGCCAGGTGGAGGTGGCCGAGATCCTGGCGGAACACGCGGCCATCGCGGTGGAGAAGGATCTGCTGCGACGCCAATCTTCCCTGGACCGGCTGACGAAGCTCTACAACCATGCCGCCTTCCGGCGCCGGGTGGAGCGCGAGCTGGAGCGGGCCCGGCGCGAAGGCCGCCGGTTCGGGGTCCTGATGCTGGACCTGGACGATTTCAAGAGCATCAACGACACGTACGGCCACGACGCGGGCAACGAGGTTCTGCGCCACGTGGCGCGGACGCTGGCGGGCACGGTGCGGGCGTCGGACCTCGTGGCGCGGCCCACGGTGGCGCGGTTCGGCGGAGACGAATTCGAAATCCTGCTGCCCGGGGCGGGCCGCGAGGGGGCGTTGGGAACCGCGCGGCGCCTGGTGGCGGCGCTCGGCGGGGCCGCGGTGCCGTGGAACGGCCGATCCCTGCGCGTGTCGGTCTCGGTGGGCGGAGCGGTTTTTCCGGACGACGCCTCCGGGGCGGGGGAGCTCCTGCGGCGGGCGGACGAAGCGCTCTACGCGAGCAAGCGTTCGGGGAAGAACCGGGCGGTCATGTACGGGCGGGCGTGA
- the purD gene encoding phosphoribosylamine--glycine ligase, with protein sequence MKVLIVGSGGREHALAWKIARSPLVRKVYAAPGNAGIARLAECVDITPDNVEGLLEFARKEAIDLTVVGPEGPLCKGLVNLFQEHGLRAFGPTREAAELEGSKVFCKNLLRRYGIPTPNYRVFTQAKAALQFVKSSPYPLVVKADGLAGGKGAVICHSESEAVVAVEAMMEKKVFGKAGEQVVVEEFLNGVEASVMAFTDGRSIAPLQSTQDHKRVYDGDRGPNTGGMGAYTPAPVAGERDYSRVIREVLVPIVHAMNKEQRRFKGVLYAGIMFTKSGPKVLEFNVRFGDPECQPLMMALKSDLVPVLLATIDEKLDQAELEWDPRPAVCVVMASGGYPGNYETGYEITGIEEAEATGAVVFHAGTALKDGKLVTAGGRVLGVTAQGETLKRAQENAYAAVRKIQFKASHYRTDIGAKGLAALGQDA encoded by the coding sequence ATGAAGGTGCTCATCGTCGGCAGCGGCGGGCGCGAACACGCGCTCGCCTGGAAAATCGCCCGCTCCCCCCTCGTCCGCAAGGTGTACGCCGCTCCCGGAAACGCGGGAATCGCACGCCTCGCCGAGTGCGTGGACATCACGCCGGACAACGTGGAGGGGCTCCTCGAGTTCGCCCGCAAGGAGGCGATCGACCTGACGGTCGTGGGCCCCGAGGGGCCGCTCTGCAAGGGCCTCGTCAACCTCTTCCAGGAACACGGCCTGCGCGCCTTCGGCCCCACCCGGGAGGCGGCCGAGCTCGAGGGCAGCAAGGTTTTCTGCAAGAACCTCCTGCGGCGCTATGGAATCCCCACGCCCAACTACCGGGTCTTCACGCAGGCCAAGGCGGCCCTGCAGTTCGTGAAGTCCTCTCCCTACCCCCTCGTCGTCAAGGCGGACGGCCTGGCGGGCGGCAAGGGCGCCGTCATCTGCCACTCGGAAAGCGAGGCGGTCGTGGCCGTCGAGGCCATGATGGAAAAGAAAGTCTTCGGCAAGGCCGGCGAGCAGGTGGTCGTCGAGGAGTTCCTCAACGGCGTGGAGGCGTCGGTCATGGCCTTCACGGACGGCCGCTCGATCGCCCCCCTTCAGAGCACCCAGGACCACAAGCGCGTCTACGACGGGGATCGGGGTCCGAACACGGGAGGCATGGGCGCCTACACGCCCGCCCCCGTCGCCGGCGAGCGGGACTACTCGCGCGTCATCCGCGAGGTGCTCGTTCCGATCGTCCACGCGATGAACAAGGAGCAGCGGCGGTTCAAGGGCGTTCTCTACGCGGGCATCATGTTCACCAAGAGCGGCCCGAAGGTGCTCGAGTTCAACGTGCGCTTCGGCGATCCCGAATGCCAACCCCTCATGATGGCGCTCAAGAGCGACCTCGTTCCCGTTCTTCTGGCGACGATCGACGAGAAACTCGACCAGGCGGAGCTGGAATGGGACCCGCGCCCCGCCGTCTGCGTCGTTATGGCCTCCGGCGGGTATCCCGGGAACTACGAAACGGGGTACGAGATTACGGGAATCGAAGAGGCGGAGGCCACGGGGGCGGTCGTCTTCCACGCCGGAACGGCGCTCAAGGACGGCAAGCTCGTCACCGCCGGCGGGCGCGTCCTGGGGGTGACCGCCCAGGGGGAAACCCTCAAGCGCGCCCAGGAAAACGCCTACGCGGCCGTCCGCAAGATCCAGTTCAAGGCCTCTCACTACCGCACGGACATCGGCGCCAAGGGCCTGGCGGCCCTCGGACAGGACGCCTGA
- a CDS encoding HEAT repeat domain-containing protein, which translates to MSISAALLLCAFAAPADEVELTTGAVVEGRVEDLGDSIRVTRPGLSIVYPKHMVRRVTPKKTDEEVYQERSRSLGEKDLEGRLSLARWCLQKKLPAQAAQEYRKILALDPEHEEARTALGYRRHEGRWVTEDEYHEARGLVRHKGRWMTPEEKALDVALEEQKELDRRISEQVRNLLDRTRSSDEKARLEAIEALARIDDRYKAKFYLAALTSPSRHTRRFVYEELGRMKEPAAARPLARRALWDEDEDLRPVALAALRAIAHPDTALYFVPFLGEESVSARLRCLEAMTAFPDRRAAPYLVQALENSIEMIQQAESLQPLTVIVQKTMVLRDGTVVRLPQVRRIPRDGGADRELLARLREEKAAVATALRAATGQDFGEDPARWRAWLQKSGKD; encoded by the coding sequence ATGAGCATCTCCGCGGCGCTCCTCCTTTGCGCGTTCGCCGCCCCGGCCGACGAGGTGGAGCTGACCACGGGCGCGGTCGTCGAAGGCCGCGTCGAAGATCTGGGCGATTCCATCCGCGTCACCCGCCCCGGGCTCTCCATCGTCTATCCCAAGCACATGGTCCGCCGCGTCACGCCCAAGAAGACCGACGAAGAGGTCTACCAGGAGCGCTCGCGCTCCCTCGGCGAAAAGGATCTCGAGGGGCGGCTGTCCCTGGCCCGCTGGTGCCTTCAGAAAAAGCTTCCCGCGCAGGCCGCCCAGGAATACCGGAAAATCCTGGCGCTCGACCCCGAGCACGAGGAAGCCCGCACGGCGCTCGGGTACCGGCGCCATGAGGGCCGGTGGGTGACCGAGGACGAGTACCACGAAGCCCGCGGCCTGGTCCGCCACAAGGGCCGCTGGATGACCCCGGAGGAGAAAGCGCTGGACGTCGCGCTCGAGGAACAGAAGGAGCTCGACCGCCGGATCTCCGAACAGGTCCGGAATCTCCTGGATCGGACCCGTTCCTCGGACGAAAAGGCGCGCCTCGAGGCCATCGAAGCCCTCGCCCGCATCGACGACCGTTACAAGGCGAAATTCTACCTGGCCGCCCTGACCAGCCCCTCCCGGCACACGCGCCGGTTCGTCTATGAGGAACTGGGCCGCATGAAGGAGCCGGCGGCGGCGCGGCCGCTGGCGCGGCGGGCGCTCTGGGACGAGGACGAGGACCTCCGACCGGTGGCTCTGGCGGCGCTCCGCGCGATCGCCCACCCGGACACGGCGCTCTACTTCGTTCCCTTCCTGGGAGAAGAATCCGTAAGCGCCCGCCTCCGGTGCCTGGAGGCGATGACCGCCTTTCCCGACCGCCGGGCGGCGCCCTACCTCGTGCAGGCGCTCGAAAATTCGATCGAAATGATCCAGCAGGCGGAATCCCTTCAGCCCCTGACGGTCATCGTCCAGAAAACCATGGTGCTGCGCGACGGGACCGTGGTCCGGCTGCCGCAGGTCCGGCGGATCCCCCGGGACGGAGGGGCCGACCGCGAACTCCTGGCGCGGCTGCGGGAGGAAAAGGCGGCCGTCGCGACCGCGCTCCGGGCGGCCACCGGACAGGACTTCGGCGAGGATCCGGCCCGCTGGCGCGCCTGGCTCCAGAAATCCGGCAAGGACTGA
- the bshC gene encoding bacillithiol biosynthesis BshC gives MSARYPSLFVSYLRDDGRASALFAHRYRDPDVLVARARQAAGKGLEREVLDVLREYHRGLGAPAEAREALEKLGRGAAAVVTGQQPSPGGGPLYNLYKAATAIRLAEAIESRGVPCVAVFWNHSDDVRRPGLGSAFPDRENRVREVPLPPPEDPQATLFEEGSDEALRMFGAVLAEALPSTEFRPWLEGLIREAHRGSVAECFSRTLWGLLGRRALVVVEPRHLEGRRQAELFERHLADPGRFSRAVEEGRAAVRAAGFEDQLGREVGLDLFEIRAGRRFRWEGRGRPSGRLSAGVALRPLVQDVVLPTCAYVGGPGEVGYQAALLPAYRALEIEPPVVFPRATGTILEPKIARLIEKAGLTDAELFADGTALLPRFLGPEVPDVPGELERLGVRFLEEVDRRLGALAALPAMGRARERTAAKIQEALAALAERVREEQARQETTGRGQWAKLVTHVLPGGKLQERVFTPLYYACLFGPSLAEEVAGALDPFAFAHALLEPAV, from the coding sequence CTGAGCGCGCGCTATCCGTCCCTTTTCGTCTCCTACCTCCGGGACGACGGGCGGGCCTCCGCGCTTTTTGCCCACCGCTATCGGGATCCGGACGTTCTGGTGGCGCGGGCGCGTCAGGCCGCGGGGAAGGGGCTTGAGCGGGAGGTCCTGGACGTCCTGCGGGAATACCACCGGGGGCTGGGGGCTCCGGCCGAAGCGCGGGAGGCGCTCGAGAAACTGGGGCGGGGCGCGGCGGCCGTGGTCACCGGCCAGCAGCCGTCGCCGGGCGGCGGGCCTCTCTACAATCTCTACAAGGCGGCCACCGCGATTCGTCTGGCCGAAGCGATCGAGTCCCGGGGGGTTCCCTGCGTGGCGGTGTTCTGGAACCATTCCGACGACGTGCGGCGGCCGGGTCTGGGGTCGGCTTTCCCGGATCGGGAGAACCGCGTGCGGGAGGTGCCGTTGCCGCCGCCGGAGGATCCGCAGGCGACGCTCTTCGAGGAGGGTTCGGACGAAGCGCTGCGCATGTTCGGCGCGGTGCTCGCGGAAGCTCTTCCGTCCACGGAGTTCCGCCCGTGGCTGGAAGGCTTGATACGCGAGGCGCACCGGGGAAGCGTGGCGGAGTGTTTCTCGAGGACCCTGTGGGGTCTTCTGGGGCGCCGGGCGCTGGTGGTCGTGGAGCCTCGTCATCTGGAAGGCCGCCGTCAGGCGGAGCTTTTCGAACGCCATCTGGCCGATCCGGGACGGTTTTCGCGCGCGGTCGAGGAGGGGCGCGCGGCGGTCCGGGCGGCGGGGTTCGAGGATCAGCTGGGCCGGGAGGTGGGGCTGGATCTTTTCGAGATCCGGGCCGGGCGGCGCTTCCGGTGGGAGGGGCGAGGGCGGCCGTCGGGGCGGCTTTCGGCGGGCGTGGCGCTTCGGCCGCTCGTTCAGGACGTCGTGCTGCCCACGTGCGCGTACGTGGGCGGGCCCGGCGAGGTGGGCTACCAGGCGGCGCTCCTTCCGGCCTACCGGGCGCTGGAGATCGAGCCGCCCGTGGTCTTTCCGCGCGCCACCGGAACGATCCTGGAGCCTAAGATCGCGCGGCTCATCGAGAAGGCGGGCCTGACGGACGCGGAGCTTTTCGCGGACGGAACCGCTCTCTTGCCTCGGTTCCTGGGGCCGGAGGTTCCGGACGTGCCGGGGGAGCTGGAGCGCCTGGGGGTCCGTTTCCTCGAGGAGGTGGACCGGCGCCTGGGGGCGCTCGCCGCGCTGCCGGCGATGGGGCGGGCGCGGGAACGGACGGCGGCGAAGATCCAGGAAGCGCTGGCGGCGCTGGCCGAACGGGTGCGCGAGGAGCAGGCGCGGCAGGAAACGACGGGCCGGGGTCAGTGGGCGAAGCTCGTCACGCACGTCTTACCGGGGGGGAAACTTCAGGAGCGCGTCTTCACCCCGCTGTACTACGCCTGCCTTTTCGGCCCTTCGCTGGCGGAGGAGGTTGCCGGGGCGCTCGATCCGTTCGCGTTCGCGCACGCGCTTCTGGAGCCCGCCGTCTGA